DNA sequence from the Oceanibaculum indicum P24 genome:
ATGCAGGATGGCGCGCGCCACGGCCGGGTTGCTGTGCGCGAAGTCGCGGATGTCGTGGTTGGTAAGGTCGGATTCCGCGAACAGATCCTCGCCGAACATCTCCATCAGGTCGCCGACGATCCGCGCCTCGTCGCCATCGACCAGGTCGCCCGGCTCCACGCCGAAATACCCGGCCAGCTTGAACAGCAGCGGCACGGTGATCTTGCGGCGGTTGTGCTCGATCAAATTCAGGTAGCTGATCGAGATTCCGAGTGCCGACGCCAGGTCGGTCTGGCTCAGCCGGCGCTGCAGGCGAAGCTTGCGGATGCGCGATCCGATCTGCGGGTCCGATTTTGCGGTCATGTCCGCCCCTCGGTTTACAAAATTTTACAAACCGTGCCGTTTTCTTTGACCTGTGTTTTGCAGGTTTACACGGCTAACTCACGATATTTGTTGCGTAAATTCGGCTCGTGTCAAATCTTTACATCAACAGCCCGCGCCATTGCGGAGCAGAGATTGAGGAGACCGACCATGCAGGACCAGAACAACCGCACCATGCCTCCGCAAGAGGATTACTGCACCATCATCGCGCCCTCCATGGCGGAGGCGATGCGCCAGTTCACCGCCCGCGGGCTTGACCGCGAAGGCTACAGCATCGCCGGCCGCGTCGGCCGCCATGAGTTGCTGCTGGCCGATGGCGAGGCCACGACCGAGCTGTTTGCCGGCGAGAAGATGTTCGCCGCCACCTTCGTCCGCCGCCGCGCCGCGGCGACCGCCTGACCGCTTCCCTCAACCTCCTCGGCGGCGTTCCGGCCAAAGGCAGAAAGACCGAAGCCGCGCCGCTCTTTTCTTCCGACGACAGAGATCGGGTCGCCACCAGGCCCAGCAGATTGGAGACTATAATGCTCGACCAGCCGATGAATTTCCCGCCCTCCGGCGGCGCGCCGAATGAACCCTTCCCCGCGCCGGAATGGGCGCCGGACCGCTGGCGCACTGTTGCCCGTACCTACACGATGGCGGATGTCCGTCGGCTGTCGGGCTCGCTGCCGATACGCCACACGCTGGCCGAGAACGGCGCACGCAAGCTCTGGCAGCTGCTGCATGAGGAGGATTTCGTCCCGACGCTGGGCACCTTCACCGGCAACCAGGCGGTGCAGCAGGTGAAGGCGGGGCTGAAGGCGATCTACCTGTCGGGCTGGCAGGTTGCCGCCGATGCCAACACCAGCGGCAATATGTATCCGGACCAGAGTCTGTATCCGGTGGACAGCGTGCCGTCCATCGTGCGGCGTATCAACAAGGCGCTGCAGCGGGCCGACCAGATCCAGACCATGGAACGGCAGGACGGCCAGAAGACCCCCCAGGAGTCGGGCGATCACGACTTCTTCGTGCCGATCATCGCCGATGCGGAAGCCGGTTTCGGCGGTCCGCTGAATGTCTTCGAGCTGATGAAGGCGATGATCGAGGCGGGGGCTGCCGCCGTGCATTTCGAGGATCAGCTCGCCTCGGAGAAGAAGTGCGGCCATATGGGCGGCAAGGTGCTGGTGCCGACCAGCCAGTTCGTCCGCACGCTGAACGCCGCGCGGCTGGCCAGTGACGTGATGGGCGTGCCGTCCATCATCATGGCCCGCACCGATGCGGAGGCGGCGCGCCTCATCACCTCCGACGTGGACGAGTATGACGCGCCCTTCATCAC
Encoded proteins:
- the aceA gene encoding isocitrate lyase; the protein is MLDQPMNFPPSGGAPNEPFPAPEWAPDRWRTVARTYTMADVRRLSGSLPIRHTLAENGARKLWQLLHEEDFVPTLGTFTGNQAVQQVKAGLKAIYLSGWQVAADANTSGNMYPDQSLYPVDSVPSIVRRINKALQRADQIQTMERQDGQKTPQESGDHDFFVPIIADAEAGFGGPLNVFELMKAMIEAGAAAVHFEDQLASEKKCGHMGGKVLVPTSQFVRTLNAARLASDVMGVPSIIMARTDAEAARLITSDVDEYDAPFITGERTAEGFFRLKGGFDCAIARGLAYAPYADLIWCETSTPNLEDAKRFAEAIRKQYPDQMLAYNCSPSFNWAKHLDQAQMKVFQRELGAMGYKYQFITLAGFHNLSYTTFDLARRYKTDGMAAYSQLQQAEFAAEKDGFSATRHQREVGTSYFDAVSMAVSSGQSATTAMADSTETAQF